A stretch of the Sinorhizobium alkalisoli genome encodes the following:
- a CDS encoding PLP-dependent aminotransferase family protein — protein sequence MFEKLKFTPGDVPIYRQIADRIASEISEGRLAIGDRLPPQRDIARMAGVNLTTVTRAFADLQQRGLVESRPGRGSIIADPSITASFKSSPVEEQGFIDLSVNRPATTGYLEALAALMPHLADDRRYPVLQDFHAPEGPAWAREALAAWLAPVSGTNDPAQVIMTNGAQHGLACVLGAFARPGDSILADAITYQGIGALCRSLDLTLRPVAMDAGGMRPDAFEEACVAHNPSAVFLVPTLHNPTTITLAAERRAQLAAIARKHRLLIIEDDVYRPLKVVAPPAFVLSDPDITIHVGGLSKCVAPGLRLGAVIAPKPMVSDIAAMLRINCWSTSPLNALVATRMIEDGLVSSVIAGQRAEFVARQAIVREVLSGFDLMTDDVATHFWLQLPDPWHGNAFARAASQAGVGVLAGEVFAVGRDSIAHAVRINVGAARSRASLRHALEALREVLSGGRRLFDTMI from the coding sequence ATGTTCGAAAAACTCAAATTCACGCCCGGCGATGTGCCGATCTACCGGCAGATCGCTGACCGTATCGCAAGCGAGATCAGTGAGGGACGGCTTGCGATCGGCGACCGGCTGCCGCCGCAGCGCGACATCGCCCGCATGGCAGGCGTCAATCTGACCACGGTCACGCGCGCCTTCGCAGACCTGCAACAGCGCGGCTTGGTCGAAAGCCGACCGGGTCGCGGGTCGATCATTGCCGATCCGTCGATCACTGCGAGCTTCAAGTCCTCGCCGGTCGAGGAGCAGGGTTTCATCGATCTTTCGGTGAACCGCCCGGCGACGACCGGCTATCTCGAAGCGCTCGCGGCCCTGATGCCGCACCTGGCCGATGACCGGCGCTACCCGGTGCTTCAGGATTTCCATGCGCCCGAAGGGCCGGCATGGGCGCGTGAGGCGCTCGCCGCCTGGTTAGCGCCGGTTTCCGGCACGAACGATCCGGCGCAGGTCATCATGACCAATGGCGCGCAGCATGGGCTGGCCTGCGTGCTTGGTGCCTTCGCCCGGCCGGGCGACAGCATTCTAGCCGACGCCATCACCTATCAGGGGATTGGAGCGCTCTGCCGCTCGCTGGACCTCACCTTGCGGCCGGTCGCCATGGATGCCGGCGGCATGCGGCCGGACGCTTTCGAGGAGGCCTGCGTCGCGCACAATCCGAGTGCCGTCTTCCTTGTGCCGACCCTGCACAACCCGACCACCATCACGCTTGCTGCCGAGCGGCGGGCACAACTCGCCGCGATCGCCCGCAAGCACCGACTGCTGATCATCGAGGACGATGTGTATCGTCCTCTGAAGGTGGTTGCGCCGCCCGCCTTCGTGCTATCGGATCCCGACATCACTATCCACGTCGGAGGCCTGTCGAAATGCGTGGCGCCGGGTCTTCGTCTTGGTGCCGTCATCGCACCCAAGCCCATGGTCAGCGACATCGCGGCCATGTTGCGCATCAATTGCTGGAGCACAAGCCCGCTGAATGCGCTCGTGGCGACCCGGATGATCGAGGACGGACTGGTCTCGAGCGTGATCGCGGGGCAGCGGGCCGAATTCGTCGCAAGGCAGGCGATCGTGCGTGAGGTGCTGTCGGGTTTCGACCTCATGACCGACGACGTTGCCACCCATTTCTGGCTGCAGCTTCCCGACCCCTGGCATGGAAATGCTTTCGCGCGCGCCGCAAGCCAGGCAGGCGTCGGCGTGCTCGCGGGCGAGGTCTTCGCGGTCGGCCGGGATTCCATCGCACATGCGGTCCGCATCAATGTCGGTGCCGCCCGGTCGCGCGCAAGCCTTCGCCATGCGCTCGAGGCCCTGCGTGAAGTGCTGTCGGGCGGGCGCCGTCTCTTCGATACGATGATCTGA
- the dctP gene encoding TRAP transporter substrate-binding protein DctP yields MSDAMKPSVRVLSLAAALMFASVAHAETIRLSTLKQPGSEGEAAALKFAKLVAERTEGRIEVKVYPASQLGDWTEVYEQVMQGAVDMAMQPLATADDKRLAITWFPYAFTNYETAKVSLSPGGAVFKIVNEAISAKGLTPLGVYGEGMGGAGFAKAVENPADPDAKHNLKVRVWPGGTTHKVLLERFGYNTATLPWAELYTGMQTGVVDGQIGGTANMALESFKDITKTWIQYNDHFEGDWFIVNSDRYAALPEADQKILLEAAQEVSAERFEQVKAADAKALESMRAAGIDVVTFDDATLEKLAGVARADVWPQIADELGQETLDQLKASLGM; encoded by the coding sequence ATGTCTGATGCCATGAAACCGTCGGTGCGGGTTTTGTCCCTTGCCGCGGCGTTGATGTTCGCCAGCGTTGCGCATGCCGAAACGATACGGCTGTCGACGCTGAAGCAGCCCGGGTCCGAGGGCGAGGCGGCCGCTCTGAAATTCGCCAAGCTCGTGGCGGAGCGCACGGAGGGGCGGATAGAGGTAAAGGTCTATCCGGCAAGCCAGCTCGGGGACTGGACCGAGGTGTACGAGCAGGTCATGCAGGGTGCGGTGGACATGGCGATGCAGCCGCTGGCGACTGCCGACGACAAGCGGCTGGCAATTACCTGGTTCCCGTACGCCTTCACCAACTACGAAACGGCCAAGGTATCGCTCTCGCCAGGCGGCGCAGTGTTCAAGATTGTCAATGAGGCCATCTCCGCCAAGGGACTGACGCCGCTCGGCGTCTATGGCGAAGGCATGGGCGGCGCGGGCTTCGCCAAGGCCGTCGAGAACCCGGCCGATCCGGATGCCAAGCACAATCTCAAGGTCCGCGTCTGGCCGGGCGGCACCACGCACAAGGTGCTTCTGGAGCGCTTCGGCTACAACACGGCGACCCTGCCCTGGGCCGAACTCTATACCGGCATGCAGACCGGCGTCGTCGACGGTCAGATCGGCGGTACGGCGAATATGGCGTTGGAATCCTTCAAGGACATCACAAAGACCTGGATCCAGTACAACGACCATTTCGAGGGTGACTGGTTCATCGTCAATTCGGACCGCTATGCAGCGCTGCCCGAGGCTGACCAGAAAATTCTCCTTGAGGCCGCGCAGGAGGTCAGCGCCGAACGGTTCGAGCAGGTGAAGGCGGCGGACGCCAAGGCACTCGAATCAATGCGGGCCGCCGGTATCGACGTCGTGACCTTCGACGACGCGACCTTGGAAAAGCTCGCCGGAGTCGCCCGCGCGGACGTATGGCCGCAGATTGCCGACGAACTCGGCCAGGAAACGCTCGACCAGCTCAAGGCCTCGCTCGGCATGTGA
- a CDS encoding TRAP transporter small permease: MKEDEASVAVAVPGSIHSGVNTPAFLSGLGLRLWNAKLKLQRFLLLACGAVVTALIAVQVFTRYVLGISIFGIEELASFVAVYMYFIGAAHGAWERGHISASLIELLVPEGRVRHAIALVASATTVVLSGWMSLWAWQYLAFTLKRGTMSLEVGIHMGWVHGIMPVCLSLMTLYFAVELLENSTRMFKGSRK; the protein is encoded by the coding sequence ATGAAGGAAGACGAGGCCAGCGTCGCCGTTGCCGTGCCCGGCAGCATCCACAGCGGCGTGAACACACCTGCATTTCTGTCCGGCCTCGGCTTGAGGCTGTGGAACGCCAAGCTGAAACTTCAGCGCTTCCTGCTGCTTGCTTGCGGCGCCGTCGTGACCGCTTTGATCGCGGTGCAGGTCTTCACGCGCTATGTGCTCGGCATCTCGATCTTCGGCATCGAGGAGCTTGCGAGCTTCGTCGCGGTGTACATGTATTTCATCGGCGCTGCGCATGGCGCCTGGGAGCGCGGCCACATCTCGGCAAGCCTCATCGAGCTCCTCGTGCCCGAAGGGCGTGTCAGGCATGCGATTGCACTTGTCGCCAGCGCCACCACCGTTGTCCTTAGCGGCTGGATGAGCCTGTGGGCCTGGCAATATCTCGCCTTTACGCTGAAGCGCGGCACCATGTCCCTCGAAGTCGGCATCCACATGGGTTGGGTGCACGGCATCATGCCGGTCTGCCTGTCGCTGATGACGCTCTATTTCGCCGTCGAGTTGCTTGAAAATTCTACCCGCATGTTCAAGGGCAGCCGGAAATGA
- a CDS encoding TRAP transporter large permease yields the protein MNSLIVLDALLLTVLLVIGVPVPLCFAGAVLVLMLFGDLGAATFLIGAGYSKMSSLVIIAIPLYILAGGIMSQGGIATRLVILADSVFGRLRGGLGIVVIMATAVFGAISGMASSAVAAIGTIMIPRMEERGYSRGYATALVSASAVLALLIPPSASMILFGWVTGTSILACFLAPVVPGLLLCGLLAFWNFALTRNMPISVPPPLPARAVAREVALCTKKAALGLAMPLIILGFIYGGVTTPTEAAAVAVVYAIPVSIYLYKDIGWRDLAEVFWRAGQTTGVLLVLIFFAAMLARVWTLENVPQQILDGFMSVSDNPIVLLLLANLFLMVIGMFMEDVSGILLASPLLMPVMQQAGVDPVQFAAIIATNLGMGLITPPTAPILYFAALIGKTPLGPMLKPTLVFVFLAYLPVVLLTTFVPELSLALPRLVLGAP from the coding sequence ATGAACAGTCTGATCGTCCTCGATGCCCTGCTCTTGACCGTGCTTCTCGTCATCGGCGTTCCCGTCCCGCTCTGCTTTGCCGGTGCCGTGCTCGTGCTGATGCTGTTCGGCGACCTCGGGGCGGCGACCTTCCTCATTGGTGCGGGTTATTCGAAGATGTCGTCGCTCGTGATTATCGCCATTCCGCTCTACATCCTGGCTGGAGGCATCATGAGCCAGGGCGGCATCGCGACCCGGCTGGTCATTCTCGCCGATTCCGTCTTCGGGCGCCTGCGCGGCGGCCTCGGCATCGTCGTTATCATGGCCACGGCCGTATTCGGCGCCATTTCAGGCATGGCCTCGTCCGCCGTGGCGGCGATCGGCACGATCATGATCCCGCGCATGGAAGAGCGAGGATACAGTCGCGGCTATGCGACAGCGCTTGTCTCCGCCTCGGCAGTGCTGGCGTTGCTCATTCCGCCGAGCGCCTCGATGATCCTGTTCGGCTGGGTGACGGGAACCTCGATCCTCGCCTGCTTCCTGGCGCCCGTCGTGCCGGGCCTTCTGCTGTGCGGCCTGCTCGCCTTCTGGAATTTCGCGCTGACGCGAAACATGCCGATCTCCGTTCCGCCGCCTCTTCCGGCACGGGCGGTCGCGCGCGAGGTGGCGCTGTGCACGAAGAAGGCGGCCTTGGGGCTTGCCATGCCCTTGATCATCCTCGGTTTCATCTATGGCGGCGTGACCACGCCGACGGAGGCCGCCGCCGTTGCCGTGGTCTACGCCATCCCGGTTTCGATCTATCTCTACAAGGACATAGGCTGGCGGGATCTCGCTGAGGTCTTCTGGCGGGCCGGACAGACGACTGGCGTCCTTCTCGTCCTCATCTTCTTCGCGGCCATGCTCGCCCGCGTCTGGACGCTTGAAAATGTGCCCCAGCAGATTCTCGACGGCTTCATGAGTGTCAGCGACAACCCGATCGTGCTGCTGCTGCTCGCCAATCTCTTCCTGATGGTCATCGGCATGTTCATGGAGGACGTCAGCGGCATCCTGCTGGCCTCGCCCCTGCTCATGCCGGTCATGCAGCAGGCCGGGGTCGACCCAGTCCAGTTTGCGGCAATCATCGCAACCAATCTCGGCATGGGACTGATCACGCCGCCGACGGCGCCGATCCTGTATTTTGCTGCGCTGATCGGCAAGACGCCGCTTGGCCCGATGCTGAAGCCCACCCTGGTTTTCGTCTTTCTTGCCTATCTTCCCGTGGTGCTGTTGACGACCTTCGTGCCCGAGCTGTCGCTTGCCCTGCCGCGGCTCGTTCTGGGGGCCCCATGA
- a CDS encoding sensor histidine kinase: MTRAPRIRRKWRPTLALVVYSVLLAVMALPGTILIWFRAVENDTDTLAATEAGALVIALVFTLGVAYVLTRSVTGPIEALIGRTEEIARGGRAALKPLERYGTREIATLSQSFLDLASELVDRSDYVRSFAAHVCHELKSPLTAIRGAAELLIDDDTEAPMSRAQSRRFLENILADAERLDRLLARLRELAQAELPAMKGQTTVAEVATELSRRFQGLEVTSSGDVETPIALPREALAIAIANIAENADQHGASRLRLAASSGERTLALFVVDDGAGIAEGNRDLIFQPFFSTRRESGGTGMGLAITQAMLASHGGAIRLVDTGGRGAGFELVLPIAA, translated from the coding sequence ATGACGCGGGCCCCCAGGATCAGGCGGAAATGGCGACCGACGCTGGCTTTGGTCGTCTATTCGGTCCTGCTTGCGGTAATGGCGCTGCCTGGCACGATCCTCATATGGTTTCGTGCCGTCGAGAATGACACCGACACCCTTGCCGCAACGGAGGCCGGCGCTTTGGTCATCGCCCTGGTGTTCACCCTGGGTGTCGCCTACGTGCTGACGCGCAGCGTCACTGGGCCGATCGAAGCCTTGATCGGCCGAACTGAAGAAATCGCACGCGGTGGACGTGCGGCGCTGAAGCCGCTGGAGCGATACGGCACTCGTGAGATCGCCACTCTGTCGCAAAGCTTTCTCGATTTGGCCAGCGAACTGGTCGACCGCTCCGACTATGTGCGTTCCTTCGCCGCCCATGTGTGCCACGAATTGAAATCGCCGCTAACGGCGATCAGGGGCGCCGCCGAGCTTCTGATCGATGATGACACGGAAGCGCCCATGTCAAGAGCGCAAAGCCGCCGCTTCCTCGAGAATATCCTTGCCGATGCCGAAAGGCTCGATCGCTTGCTTGCCCGGCTGCGGGAGCTCGCACAGGCCGAGCTTCCGGCGATGAAGGGCCAGACGACAGTCGCCGAGGTCGCGACCGAACTCAGTCGGCGGTTCCAAGGACTTGAGGTCACAAGTTCTGGCGATGTCGAGACCCCCATTGCCCTGCCTCGTGAAGCCCTGGCGATCGCGATCGCCAACATCGCGGAAAATGCCGACCAGCACGGGGCTTCCAGGCTCAGGCTCGCTGCCTCATCCGGAGAGCGCACCCTCGCCCTGTTCGTCGTCGATGATGGCGCGGGGATTGCAGAAGGCAATCGCGACCTCATATTTCAGCCGTTCTTCTCGACTCGCCGTGAGAGTGGCGGTACCGGCATGGGCCTCGCGATCACACAAGCCATGCTCGCCTCTCATGGCGGCGCGATCAGGCTCGTGGATACCGGTGGTCGAGGCGCCGGGTTCGAGCTTGTCTTGCCCATCGCCGCCTGA
- a CDS encoding response regulator, protein MSRILVVDDEPHIRDVICFAVERAGMNPVMARNGTEAMMAFHRGNIDLAILDIGMPEIDGLEVCRRIRAVSALPILFLSARDDEIDKVIGLEIGGDDYVTKPFSPRELVARVKAILKRAGGAEQQSSLSRGPVRLDRDGRSVAYGGVEIGLTAVEFSILAAMLVRPATVFSREQLMAAAYGAGIHVADRTIDSHIRNIRAKFVKAGCTSIVATVHGVGFKLAVEPGSDA, encoded by the coding sequence GTGTCACGCATCCTGGTCGTTGATGACGAGCCCCATATTCGCGACGTGATTTGCTTTGCGGTCGAGCGTGCCGGCATGAACCCGGTCATGGCAAGGAACGGAACCGAAGCGATGATGGCGTTCCATCGGGGAAACATCGATCTCGCTATTCTCGACATCGGCATGCCGGAAATCGACGGCTTGGAAGTCTGCCGCCGTATCCGCGCGGTGTCGGCCTTGCCGATTCTGTTTCTCTCCGCGCGCGACGATGAAATCGACAAGGTCATCGGACTGGAGATCGGCGGCGACGATTATGTCACCAAGCCCTTCAGCCCGCGAGAACTGGTGGCGCGCGTGAAGGCCATCCTGAAGCGGGCGGGCGGAGCCGAGCAGCAATCGTCCTTGAGCCGAGGGCCCGTGCGGCTCGACCGTGATGGCAGATCTGTCGCCTATGGCGGTGTCGAGATCGGCCTGACCGCAGTCGAGTTTTCCATTCTCGCGGCCATGCTTGTCCGGCCAGCCACGGTGTTCTCCAGGGAGCAACTGATGGCGGCCGCTTATGGCGCCGGCATTCATGTCGCCGACCGCACCATCGACAGCCATATCCGGAACATCCGGGCGAAGTTCGTCAAGGCCGGATGCACAAGCATCGTTGCAACGGTCCATGGCGTCGGTTTCAAGCTTGCCGTAGAACCGGGGTCCGATGCATGA
- a CDS encoding DUF4173 domain-containing protein: MTMTDSAAVQQQAGRRNGNMLVLLTLVASADTLFFQQPLGINMFLFAIAVTAGVLLSAPKPLALRPAVTLAAVAFVASAPLLESPSIPGGFFAAFGLALAALARSRLMPQRLTALPSVLLRFALAAPMRLARDWSKSRADRVSRQAAKVLPKLVAWLIPGLFTLVFLTLLSFANPLIEQVLSNIDFAAILHFLNPLRLAFWLATAAAVWPLLRPRLKRRRRMAQSETGEAFGGNLFGQAAVFRSLLIFNALFAVQTSLDLVYLWGGAELPDGMTHAEYAHRGAYPLVLTALLAGAFVLVVMRSKGPGEKSPVIRGLVHAWIGQNILLCVSSILRLDRYVEAYSLTELRVAAGIWMGLVAVGLALILLRILLRRSNEWLIAMNLTALAATLYVCAFTDFPALIARFNVEYSRALAGEGMPLDLDYVYSLGPAAVPALDTYIAALPQAADEKTGALSVRTRLEADALASANNWRSWSFRAHRLRRYLSGHKNIAWAAQRAKNDPQDF, translated from the coding sequence ATGACAATGACCGATAGCGCCGCGGTTCAGCAGCAGGCCGGCCGAAGGAACGGCAATATGCTCGTCCTGCTGACCCTCGTGGCGTCTGCCGATACCCTGTTCTTCCAACAACCGCTCGGCATCAACATGTTTCTGTTCGCCATCGCCGTGACGGCCGGAGTCCTGCTTTCAGCCCCGAAGCCACTTGCGTTACGACCGGCCGTCACCCTTGCGGCGGTTGCATTCGTGGCGTCCGCCCCGCTCCTGGAATCCCCCTCGATACCAGGAGGCTTTTTCGCGGCTTTCGGGCTTGCGCTCGCGGCCCTCGCCCGATCGAGGCTCATGCCGCAGCGCCTTACCGCGCTTCCTTCTGTGCTCTTGCGGTTTGCACTTGCGGCTCCCATGCGGCTCGCCAGAGACTGGAGCAAATCGCGGGCCGATCGTGTCTCGCGCCAGGCTGCCAAGGTCCTCCCGAAACTCGTTGCCTGGCTCATTCCGGGACTGTTCACATTGGTATTTCTCACCCTCTTGTCATTTGCCAATCCTCTGATCGAGCAAGTCCTGTCGAATATAGACTTCGCCGCAATCCTTCATTTCCTCAATCCTTTGCGTCTCGCCTTCTGGCTAGCGACCGCGGCTGCCGTCTGGCCGCTCCTGCGGCCCCGGCTCAAGCGGCGCCGCAGAATGGCGCAAAGCGAAACCGGCGAAGCTTTCGGCGGCAATCTGTTCGGGCAAGCTGCCGTTTTCCGTTCGCTGCTGATCTTCAACGCTTTGTTCGCGGTCCAGACGTCGCTTGACCTTGTCTACCTTTGGGGCGGAGCGGAGCTGCCGGACGGAATGACGCATGCGGAATATGCCCATCGCGGCGCCTATCCCCTCGTCCTGACGGCCCTGCTTGCCGGTGCATTCGTCCTCGTCGTCATGCGCAGCAAGGGGCCGGGCGAGAAAAGCCCGGTGATCCGCGGACTCGTCCATGCGTGGATCGGCCAGAACATCCTGCTTTGCGTCTCTTCGATCCTGAGACTCGATCGTTATGTTGAAGCCTACTCTTTGACGGAGTTGCGGGTGGCGGCGGGCATCTGGATGGGCCTCGTTGCGGTTGGCCTCGCGCTCATCCTACTGCGTATCCTGCTGCGCCGGTCCAACGAATGGCTGATCGCCATGAATCTGACAGCTCTGGCTGCGACGCTCTACGTCTGCGCTTTCACGGACTTCCCCGCGTTGATCGCACGCTTCAACGTGGAGTATAGCCGCGCACTTGCCGGGGAGGGCATGCCTCTGGACCTAGATTACGTCTACTCGCTCGGCCCTGCCGCCGTTCCAGCGCTCGACACCTACATTGCGGCGCTCCCGCAAGCTGCCGACGAAAAGACTGGCGCACTTTCTGTGAGGACCCGCCTTGAAGCTGACGCTCTTGCATCCGCAAACAACTGGCGAAGCTGGAGCTTCCGTGCCCATCGGCTTCGGCGCTACCTTTCCGGGCATAAAAACATTGCATGGGCGGCGCAGCGCGCTAAGAACGATCCGCAAGACTTTTGA
- a CDS encoding LysR family transcriptional regulator, translating to MELRQLRYFLAVARERNFSRAAEILHIAQPPLSRQIQQLEDELGVLLIDRSSRPLDLTEAGRFFYEQSGQIMARIEHIREQTRKIGLSKRERYVIGCVGSTLYGGIPDLVRRMLRRWPDLDIEIREMMSTEQVTALKERRIDLGFGRVRFNDREVERLTLREERLVVAIPKGHPKSLSADPIALSELEGEPLIVYPSAPRPSFADEILNMLTEQGVSPGSVEEVREIQTALGIVAAGMSLCVIPAASQRQRPDDVCYRTIKDENATSPIIMSFRRDDPKGRIEEIKQLIREMYADNPPWLQLSNVQLDGT from the coding sequence ATGGAGCTGAGGCAGCTGCGCTATTTTCTTGCCGTCGCGCGCGAGCGGAACTTCTCGCGCGCCGCGGAAATCCTGCACATCGCGCAGCCGCCCCTCAGCCGGCAGATACAACAATTGGAAGACGAACTCGGCGTCCTGCTTATCGACCGATCGAGCCGTCCGCTCGACCTGACGGAGGCTGGCCGCTTTTTCTACGAGCAGTCCGGCCAGATCATGGCCCGGATCGAACACATCCGCGAGCAGACGCGCAAGATCGGCTTGTCGAAACGGGAGCGTTACGTCATCGGCTGCGTCGGCTCGACGCTTTATGGTGGCATACCGGACCTCGTCCGCCGCATGCTCAGGCGCTGGCCGGATCTCGACATAGAAATCCGGGAGATGATGTCGACCGAGCAGGTCACCGCTCTCAAGGAGAGGCGGATAGATCTCGGCTTCGGCCGGGTTCGCTTCAACGACAGGGAGGTCGAGAGACTCACTCTGCGCGAGGAGCGACTGGTCGTCGCAATCCCAAAAGGACATCCGAAATCGCTCTCCGCCGACCCGATCGCGCTTTCCGAACTGGAGGGCGAACCGCTGATCGTCTATCCGTCGGCGCCGCGGCCGAGCTTTGCCGACGAGATCCTCAACATGTTGACCGAGCAAGGCGTTTCTCCCGGCAGCGTGGAAGAGGTCCGCGAAATTCAGACGGCATTGGGTATCGTCGCGGCCGGGATGAGCTTGTGCGTCATTCCCGCGGCGTCGCAGCGGCAAAGGCCGGACGACGTGTGCTATCGCACTATCAAGGACGAGAACGCCACGTCGCCGATCATCATGAGCTTCCGGCGCGACGATCCGAAAGGCAGGATCGAAGAGATCAAGCAGCTTATTCGCGAGATGTACGCCGACAACCCGCCTTGGCTGCAACTCTCCAACGTGCAACTCGACGGTACGTGA
- a CDS encoding muconate/chloromuconate family cycloisomerase: MSMESRISAIETIILDLPTIRPHRLSMVTMNRQSMTIVRVRCSDGFEGLGEGTTIGGLAYGPESPEGMKLTIDEYIAPLLIGRDATRIQAAMDLVLKAVKGNHFAKCAVEAALLDCHARRLGLPISELLGGRRRESLPIAWTLASGDTAKDIDEAQAMLDLRRHKDFKLKIGVKSIEEDIRHVGAIRKALPDLASIRVDVNMAWREREARNAIAALADVGCVLVEQPVQGITALARLRRTSPIAIMADEVLVGPESALEAATARAADVFSVKIEQAGGLFAAARVIAIAEAAGVGIYGGTMLEGPIGTIAASQLMAGVKELEWGTEFFGPLLLTEEILEEPLRFESFELQLPKGPGLGVALSEEAVNRFRRDGKHASTLRVVG; this comes from the coding sequence GTGTCTATGGAAAGCCGCATCAGCGCGATCGAAACGATTATACTCGATCTGCCCACCATCCGACCGCACCGGCTGTCGATGGTGACCATGAACCGGCAAAGCATGACGATCGTCCGCGTCCGTTGCTCCGACGGCTTCGAGGGACTGGGGGAGGGGACAACGATCGGCGGTCTCGCCTACGGGCCGGAAAGTCCGGAAGGCATGAAATTGACGATCGACGAGTACATCGCGCCGTTGCTGATCGGCCGTGACGCGACGCGCATCCAGGCAGCCATGGACCTCGTGCTCAAGGCGGTAAAGGGCAATCACTTCGCCAAATGCGCGGTCGAGGCGGCGCTCCTCGATTGCCATGCGCGCCGTCTTGGTCTGCCGATATCGGAACTGCTTGGGGGCCGGCGGCGCGAAAGCCTCCCGATCGCCTGGACGCTCGCCTCCGGCGACACTGCCAAGGACATCGATGAGGCACAAGCCATGCTCGACCTGCGGCGCCACAAGGACTTCAAGCTGAAGATCGGCGTCAAATCGATCGAAGAGGATATCCGGCATGTGGGCGCCATCCGCAAGGCATTGCCGGACTTGGCCTCCATCCGGGTCGACGTGAACATGGCGTGGCGGGAGCGGGAGGCGCGCAATGCGATCGCGGCTCTGGCCGATGTTGGCTGCGTGCTCGTGGAGCAGCCGGTGCAGGGGATCACGGCGCTCGCCCGGCTGCGCCGCACTTCCCCGATCGCCATCATGGCCGACGAGGTCCTGGTCGGACCTGAAAGCGCGCTCGAGGCGGCAACTGCGCGCGCCGCCGACGTGTTCTCGGTCAAGATCGAACAGGCGGGCGGGTTGTTTGCCGCCGCCCGGGTGATCGCCATCGCGGAAGCCGCGGGCGTCGGCATCTATGGCGGCACCATGCTGGAGGGACCGATCGGCACGATTGCCGCCTCCCAGTTGATGGCAGGCGTCAAGGAACTGGAATGGGGCACCGAGTTCTTCGGCCCCCTGCTTTTGACCGAGGAGATCCTGGAGGAGCCGCTTCGCTTCGAGAGCTTCGAGCTGCAATTGCCAAAGGGACCGGGGCTCGGCGTGGCTCTTTCGGAGGAAGCCGTCAATCGTTTCCGCAGGGACGGCAAGCACGCTTCGACCCTGCGCGTGGTGGGGTGA
- the catC gene encoding muconolactone Delta-isomerase: MLFHVEMTVSLPHDLSSDVAAELKATERERAQDLQRSGKWRHLWRVAGRYANVSIFDVSGPGELHEILSTLPLFPFMDVKVVPLCRHPSSIREDNI; encoded by the coding sequence ATGTTGTTTCATGTCGAGATGACCGTCAGTCTGCCGCACGATCTGTCCTCGGACGTCGCTGCGGAGCTCAAGGCCACGGAACGCGAGCGGGCGCAGGACCTGCAGCGCTCCGGCAAATGGCGCCACCTGTGGCGCGTGGCCGGCCGCTACGCGAATGTGAGCATTTTCGATGTGAGCGGGCCGGGCGAGTTGCACGAGATTCTGTCCACGTTGCCGCTCTTTCCCTTCATGGACGTCAAGGTGGTGCCGCTCTGTCGGCACCCTTCATCGATCCGCGAGGACAACATCTAG